In Anaerolineales bacterium, one DNA window encodes the following:
- a CDS encoding BMP family ABC transporter substrate-binding protein, whose protein sequence is MHKNFARLAMLAMALMLVLSACGGQTVATEEAPAPEAPAATEAPVSPVVEPFVFGMLLVGPYNDNGWSQAHYEAGLYVEEKLGAEMIYLDKVNPADRPGTTPDQLAEELVAQGAKLVIFNSDDMKDASTTFAKANPDVFVIMASGDQVWEDGKAYEPIANLTNIMGRMELGKMIGGCAAALSSSTGKIGYLGPLINDETRRLAASAYLGAQHCWEQAGNDPAALEFKVTWIGFWFHIPGFTTDPVDVSKDFYSTGFDVVISGIDNPVNLAEAQKFTTEGTASLGVAYDYVAACSAAPDVCLGVPYFNWGPDYLTVIKSAQDGTWQSQFIFSGPDWADINNHDTSAIGFVNGNALSADNAIALDAFIAELAGGLDLWTGPINLQDGTPYLADGEVATDQQVWYLPQLLEGMQGLSASE, encoded by the coding sequence ATGCATAAGAATTTTGCACGCCTCGCAATGCTTGCGATGGCACTCATGCTCGTCCTGTCCGCCTGTGGTGGTCAGACTGTCGCCACTGAAGAAGCTCCCGCTCCTGAAGCCCCTGCTGCTACAGAAGCCCCCGTATCCCCTGTTGTCGAGCCGTTCGTTTTCGGCATGCTGCTCGTTGGCCCATACAATGACAATGGCTGGAGCCAGGCACACTACGAAGCCGGTTTGTATGTTGAAGAGAAACTCGGTGCGGAGATGATCTATCTCGACAAGGTTAATCCCGCCGACCGCCCCGGCACCACCCCTGATCAGCTTGCTGAGGAGCTGGTTGCGCAGGGTGCAAAGCTGGTCATCTTTAACTCGGACGATATGAAGGACGCCTCCACGACCTTTGCCAAAGCCAATCCTGATGTGTTCGTCATCATGGCTTCCGGCGATCAGGTGTGGGAGGATGGAAAAGCCTATGAACCAATTGCGAACCTGACCAACATCATGGGACGCATGGAATTAGGCAAGATGATCGGCGGCTGCGCGGCTGCCCTTTCCTCCAGCACCGGCAAGATCGGTTACCTTGGACCATTGATCAACGATGAAACCCGCCGCCTCGCCGCCTCTGCATATCTCGGCGCGCAGCACTGCTGGGAGCAGGCTGGCAACGACCCCGCAGCCCTCGAATTCAAAGTGACCTGGATCGGCTTCTGGTTCCATATCCCTGGTTTCACCACCGACCCCGTTGACGTCTCCAAGGATTTCTATTCCACCGGGTTCGATGTCGTTATCTCCGGTATTGACAACCCCGTCAACCTCGCCGAAGCCCAGAAATTCACCACGGAAGGCACAGCCTCCCTTGGCGTTGCCTATGACTATGTTGCGGCGTGCAGCGCCGCACCCGATGTTTGTCTCGGTGTGCCGTATTTCAACTGGGGTCCTGACTATCTCACCGTCATCAAGTCTGCGCAGGACGGTACCTGGCAGTCCCAGTTCATTTTCTCCGGACCTGACTGGGCTGATATCAACAACCACGACACATCCGCCATCGGGTTTGTGAATGGCAATGCGTTGAGCGCAGACAATGCTATAGCATTGGATGCCTTCATTGCCGAACTCGCGGGCGGCTTGGACCTGTGGACCGGCCCCATCAACCTGCAGGATGGGACACCTTATCTTGCGGATGGTGAAGTCGCCACAGATCAGCAGGTCTGGTACCTGCCGCAATTGCTTGAAGGCATGCAGGGTTTGAGCGCCTCCGAGTAA
- the arcC gene encoding carbamate kinase, which produces MAKKLAVIAIGGNSLIKDEKRKSVEDQYLAAKETTFHIADMIEAGWDVAIGHGNGPQVGFILRRSEIAAKVEGMHEVPLDVCGADSQGAIGYSLQQTLQNELYRRGIKKSVATVVTQVLVDKNDEAFKKPSKPIGSFMDEAEARRREKDMGWSVVEDAGRGWRRVVASPLPKEVVELEAVEALIKAGTIVITVGGGGIPVIDVGNHEYQGVAAVIDKDFASSLLAGLIKADLFLISTAVEKVAIHFGKPEQKWLDKMTVAEAKAYLEEGIHFAKGSMAPKIQAAIWYLENSGKEALITDPENIGRALKGETGTRIVP; this is translated from the coding sequence ATGGCAAAGAAACTGGCAGTCATCGCAATTGGCGGCAACTCGCTGATCAAGGATGAAAAACGAAAGTCGGTCGAAGATCAGTATCTAGCCGCCAAGGAAACTACCTTCCACATAGCAGATATGATCGAGGCAGGCTGGGATGTGGCAATCGGTCATGGGAACGGACCGCAGGTTGGCTTCATATTGAGGCGGTCTGAAATCGCAGCCAAGGTGGAGGGTATGCACGAAGTCCCGCTGGATGTCTGCGGCGCGGACTCGCAGGGCGCCATTGGGTATTCCCTGCAGCAGACCCTGCAGAACGAACTCTATCGCCGCGGCATCAAGAAATCTGTCGCGACGGTCGTCACGCAGGTGTTGGTGGATAAGAACGACGAGGCCTTCAAGAAACCGTCCAAGCCGATCGGCTCATTCATGGATGAGGCGGAGGCAAGGCGTCGTGAAAAGGACATGGGCTGGAGCGTGGTCGAGGATGCGGGTCGCGGCTGGCGGCGCGTGGTGGCTTCGCCTCTTCCAAAAGAAGTTGTGGAACTCGAGGCCGTGGAAGCTCTCATTAAAGCCGGCACAATTGTCATCACGGTGGGTGGCGGTGGCATTCCGGTCATTGATGTTGGCAACCATGAATACCAGGGTGTGGCGGCTGTGATTGATAAGGACTTTGCCTCCAGTCTGCTGGCAGGTCTGATCAAGGCAGACTTGTTCCTGATCTCAACGGCTGTTGAGAAAGTCGCCATTCACTTTGGCAAGCCTGAACAGAAATGGCTCGACAAGATGACGGTTGCCGAGGCCAAAGCCTATCTTGAAGAGGGCATCCATTTTGCCAAAGGCTCAATGGCTCCGAAGATCCAGGCCGCGATCTGGTATTTGGAAAACAGCGGCAAGGAAGCGCTGATCACCGACCCGGAAAATATTGGGCGTGCGCTCAAAGGTGAAACGGGTACGCGGATCGTTCCATAA
- a CDS encoding ornithine carbamoyltransferase, with amino-acid sequence MQTNFRGRDFIGDLDFTKEEVETVLDVAWDLKRKRALGEPHPYLRDKVLAMLFFFSSTRTRGSFEAGIAQLGGHGAFIDSNTTQISHGDTPVEIGEIFGRYFDGIAIRHCDFGDGNTYLNDVAKSSRAPVLNMQCDIYHPFQCLADLMTIMEKKGRDLRKKKIVVSWAYAASYLKPVSVPQSLILQMPRFGMDVTLAYPPEFKLMPEIVEQAKEQARIAGANFEIIDSKDGMTEACRNADVIYAKSWGPLLTTNDKVEGKKIQDSYKNWIMDDAKLNVAKKDCIYMHPLPADRDVEVTSAVLDGPNSVVFDEAENRLHAQKAVMALTMS; translated from the coding sequence ATGCAAACAAATTTTCGCGGCCGTGATTTTATCGGCGACCTTGACTTCACTAAAGAGGAAGTTGAGACGGTTTTGGATGTGGCCTGGGACCTGAAACGCAAGCGGGCACTCGGCGAACCGCATCCATATTTGCGCGACAAGGTTCTGGCGATGCTGTTCTTCTTCTCGTCCACCCGCACACGCGGTTCGTTCGAGGCGGGCATAGCGCAATTGGGGGGACATGGCGCTTTCATTGACAGCAACACCACGCAAATTTCACACGGTGATACACCCGTCGAGATCGGCGAGATCTTTGGTCGCTATTTCGACGGGATCGCCATTCGTCATTGTGACTTTGGCGACGGCAATACATATTTGAACGATGTTGCCAAATCCAGCCGCGCACCGGTGTTGAACATGCAGTGCGACATATACCATCCCTTTCAATGCCTTGCGGACCTGATGACCATCATGGAAAAGAAGGGCAGGGACCTGCGTAAAAAGAAGATCGTCGTTTCGTGGGCCTATGCCGCTTCCTATCTCAAGCCGGTCTCAGTTCCGCAATCCCTGATCCTGCAAATGCCGCGCTTCGGCATGGATGTGACGCTTGCCTATCCGCCCGAATTCAAACTCATGCCTGAAATCGTCGAGCAGGCGAAGGAGCAGGCCAGGATCGCAGGCGCTAATTTCGAGATCATCGATAGCAAGGATGGCATGACCGAAGCTTGCAGGAATGCGGATGTCATCTATGCCAAGTCATGGGGTCCTTTGTTGACCACCAACGACAAGGTGGAGGGCAAGAAGATCCAGGATTCATATAAAAACTGGATCATGGACGATGCCAAACTTAACGTTGCAAAGAAAGATTGCATCTACATGCACCCGCTTCCCGCAGACCGCGATGTCGAAGTGACCAGCGCCGTGTTGGATGGTCCGAACTCGGTCGTGTTTGATGAAGCTGAGAACCGCCTGCACGCGCAGAAGGCCGTGATGGCGTTGACAATGTCGTAG
- a CDS encoding phosphoglycerate mutase family protein, whose translation MKTLEIRRHSIRSQPGDHLNQSGVVLARLVGQNIGPFDHVVTSTLPRAFETAIAMGFAVDEQVDLLNTYGHAVEKEAPWPLSFADYAGIIQLGGAAAKYSRRLKKFYGGIMEQIEDGRSVLVVNHGGVVELGVVGCLPGVDFSTWGGSVEYCEGARLYWDDGTFVIGEVLRIST comes from the coding sequence ATGAAAACTCTTGAAATTAGAAGGCATTCCATCCGCTCCCAGCCCGGCGACCACTTGAATCAATCAGGCGTGGTCCTTGCGCGGTTGGTGGGACAGAATATCGGTCCATTTGACCATGTCGTCACGTCCACTCTTCCCCGCGCGTTTGAAACCGCCATCGCAATGGGTTTTGCCGTGGATGAGCAGGTCGATCTGCTGAATACCTACGGGCATGCTGTGGAAAAAGAAGCGCCCTGGCCGCTTTCCTTCGCGGACTATGCAGGCATTATTCAACTCGGCGGCGCAGCGGCGAAATATTCCCGTAGATTAAAAAAATTCTATGGGGGCATTATGGAGCAGATCGAAGATGGACGATCCGTATTGGTCGTAAATCACGGCGGCGTTGTGGAATTGGGCGTGGTCGGGTGTCTGCCCGGGGTTGATTTCTCTACCTGGGGTGGTTCTGTGGAATATTGCGAGGGCGCAAGATTGTATTGGGATGACGGTACATTTGTAATAGGAGAAGTCCTTCGGATTTCAACGTAA
- the pyrB gene encoding aspartate carbamoyltransferase — MRSFAGRDILSLKEFERNEFFHVFDVAQKMEPIARARKNVDMLKEKTLVTAFYQPSTRTRLAHESAMHRLGGHVTGFSDAKMTRAGDFYQESIKDTVKMLEYYGDVIVMRHFQQGAPHEAAKWASIPIINGGDGWGEHPTQILTDLYTVLREKGRIDGLKWLAVGDMRMRTMHSLGYALSQFDCPITFVSPPEMGLTDDFKKELKQYSVNFKEVDHVEKAIADADVILVEPVVQPDYTKSRDERTGELDLTPANYKITRALLEKKAKSDAILLHSLPRMDEIPTDVDITRWSRYWQEAFNGVVMRMTLLALVLGATE; from the coding sequence ATGCGTAGTTTTGCTGGTCGTGATATTCTTTCCCTCAAGGAATTCGAGCGGAACGAATTCTTCCACGTGTTTGATGTGGCTCAAAAAATGGAACCCATTGCACGCGCCAGGAAGAACGTGGACATGCTCAAGGAGAAGACCCTGGTAACGGCTTTCTATCAGCCGTCGACGCGCACGCGTCTGGCTCATGAATCTGCCATGCACCGCCTCGGCGGCCATGTCACCGGTTTCTCCGATGCAAAGATGACCCGTGCCGGGGATTTCTATCAGGAATCCATCAAGGATACGGTCAAGATGCTGGAATACTATGGCGATGTGATCGTGATGCGCCATTTCCAGCAGGGCGCCCCGCATGAAGCCGCGAAATGGGCGAGTATCCCCATTATCAACGGCGGCGACGGTTGGGGCGAGCACCCGACGCAAATCCTTACCGATCTGTACACCGTGTTGCGTGAGAAAGGCCGCATCGATGGATTGAAGTGGCTGGCTGTCGGCGATATGCGCATGCGGACAATGCACTCCCTCGGTTATGCTCTTAGTCAGTTCGACTGTCCGATTACCTTTGTCTCCCCTCCTGAAATGGGATTGACCGACGACTTTAAGAAGGAACTCAAGCAATACAGTGTGAACTTCAAGGAGGTGGATCACGTTGAGAAGGCGATTGCCGACGCCGATGTAATTCTGGTCGAACCGGTTGTTCAGCCCGATTACACAAAATCCCGTGATGAGCGTACCGGCGAACTGGACCTCACGCCTGCCAATTACAAGATCACACGTGCCTTGCTGGAGAAGAAGGCCAAATCGGACGCGATCCTGCTCCATTCCCTGCCCCGCATGGATGAGATCCCCACCGATGTGGATATCACACGCTGGTCGCGTTACTGGCAGGAAGCCTTCAATGGTGTCGTCATGCGAATGACGCTTCTGGCTTTGGTGCTGGGTGCGACGGAATAG
- a CDS encoding YgeY family selenium metabolism-linked hydrolase, giving the protein MKTQELKKKVEQNREIIIQFMREIVAIPSMDGQLKDVGERIQSEMRTLGFDEARFDKMGNTIGRIGNGPKVIVFDSHIDTVGVGDPGEWEWDPFVGKVEDGRLYARGACDEKGSTPGMIYGMAIARDLGLLDGYTAYYFGNMEEECDGIAPNTFVEIDPKVKPDFVVIGEPTRMQVYRGHKGRIELKITASGRSAHAASHYLGDNAVYKMMAVITQVRELDRRFRLGMGSHPVQGFPSIAVTDVMARTASLNAVPDQFTIYLDRRITSNEPRDEVIAQIKGLIPDYLQEEIQVEELFYDKPSYTGFVFPVSKFYPPFLLDDAHPLTRAGQGTIEALWGEKRKLGTWDFSTNGTYWAGKAGIPSIGFGPGNEKTAHMRDENVPLDEVVAATEFYALLPKVLSQEVK; this is encoded by the coding sequence GTGAAAACGCAGGAACTAAAAAAGAAGGTGGAACAGAACCGTGAAATCATCATTCAGTTTATGCGCGAGATTGTTGCCATCCCCAGCATGGACGGGCAGTTGAAGGATGTCGGCGAGCGGATCCAGTCCGAAATGCGGACGCTCGGTTTTGACGAGGCGCGCTTCGATAAGATGGGCAACACCATCGGCCGCATCGGCAACGGACCCAAGGTGATCGTCTTCGACTCACATATTGACACCGTCGGTGTGGGCGACCCCGGCGAATGGGAATGGGACCCATTCGTGGGCAAGGTGGAGGACGGCAGGCTGTATGCGCGCGGTGCGTGCGATGAAAAAGGCAGCACGCCCGGCATGATCTATGGCATGGCAATCGCCCGCGATCTGGGCCTGCTCGACGGCTATACCGCCTACTACTTCGGCAACATGGAGGAGGAATGTGACGGCATTGCCCCCAATACCTTTGTGGAGATTGACCCGAAGGTCAAGCCTGATTTTGTTGTGATCGGTGAGCCGACCAGAATGCAGGTCTATCGCGGACATAAGGGTCGCATCGAATTGAAGATCACCGCCTCCGGCCGCTCGGCACACGCGGCCTCGCACTATCTGGGCGACAACGCCGTGTACAAGATGATGGCAGTCATCACTCAGGTCCGCGAGTTGGATCGCCGCTTCCGCCTGGGCATGGGATCTCATCCGGTGCAGGGCTTTCCCTCCATCGCAGTGACCGATGTGATGGCACGCACGGCTTCTCTCAACGCTGTACCGGATCAGTTCACGATCTATCTCGACCGCCGCATCACATCGAACGAACCGCGCGACGAGGTGATCGCGCAGATCAAAGGTTTGATCCCAGACTATTTACAGGAAGAAATCCAGGTTGAAGAACTGTTCTACGATAAGCCGTCCTACACGGGCTTTGTGTTTCCGGTATCAAAGTTCTATCCCCCTTTTTTACTGGACGATGCACATCCATTGACCCGGGCCGGACAGGGCACCATCGAGGCGTTGTGGGGTGAAAAGCGCAAACTTGGAACGTGGGACTTCTCGACAAACGGCACGTATTGGGCCGGCAAGGCTGGCATCCCCTCCATCGGTTTTGGTCCTGGCAACGAGAAGACCGCGCATATGCGCGACGAAAACGTGCCGCTCGATGAAGTGGTGGCCGCCACGGAGTTCTATGCACTCCTGCCGAAGGTGCTGAGCCAGGAAGTGAAGTAA
- a CDS encoding GntR family transcriptional regulator, protein MANFPFQRLQTDLAALIARSPAGQRLPSEPDLAKQLGVSRATLREAMRSFETQGLIRRRQGSGTFVVGRMQTIDSGLEVLESLETVAGRLGLEVSVSNLSIESITADEDLAPELKVAVDTKLTRVRRVIRAENRPVAYLVDILPEDVMDAKSLPSDFNGSVLDFLLGRGDALTSSRANVSALGATAEVAKPLEIQRGDVLLHFRSHLFDGNAQIVDYSLSYFIPGYFHFHVVRRVGLN, encoded by the coding sequence ATGGCTAATTTTCCTTTTCAACGTCTGCAAACGGATCTGGCGGCGTTGATTGCGCGGTCACCCGCGGGTCAGCGTCTGCCCTCCGAGCCTGACCTTGCAAAACAACTCGGCGTTTCACGTGCCACGCTGCGCGAGGCCATGCGTTCGTTTGAAACCCAGGGGTTGATCCGCCGCAGGCAGGGGTCGGGGACGTTTGTCGTCGGCAGGATGCAAACGATCGACAGCGGCCTTGAAGTGCTCGAAAGCCTTGAAACGGTTGCCGGACGGCTGGGTCTCGAAGTTTCGGTGAGTAATTTGAGCATTGAAAGCATTACTGCCGATGAAGATCTTGCGCCTGAACTGAAAGTCGCGGTGGATACGAAACTGACCCGCGTGCGGCGTGTTATCCGCGCGGAAAACCGACCTGTGGCGTATCTTGTGGATATTCTTCCCGAGGACGTTATGGACGCGAAGAGCCTGCCGTCCGATTTTAATGGCTCTGTTCTGGATTTCTTACTGGGCCGCGGTGATGCGTTGACTTCCTCCCGTGCGAACGTTAGTGCGCTCGGCGCGACTGCGGAGGTGGCCAAGCCGCTCGAGATCCAGCGCGGTGATGTGTTGTTGCATTTCCGTTCGCATTTATTCGACGGGAACGCGCAGATCGTCGATTATTCGTTGAGTTATTTTATCCCCGGTTATTTTCACTTCCACGTTGTGCGGCGTGTCGGTCTGAATTAA
- the ade gene encoding adenine deaminase — MTSSTKLTAALVDVAMGRAHADLVLRGGKWVCVQSGEIIPNIDVAIVQGRIAFVGRDAGHAIGKKTKVIEAAGRYLVPGLLDGHMHVESGMVTVTEFVRAVAVRGTTGMFIDPHEIANIFGLEGVKLMVDEAQKQPIHVWVQMPSCVPSAPGLETPGSSIGPKEVTEAMKWKGIIGLGEMMNFPGVFMSDKKMLDEMSATHAAGKVIGGHYASPDLGLPFHGYVAGGAEDDHEGTRMDDAIARVRQGMKAMLRYGSAWFDVAAQVKAITEKKMDSRRFILCTDDSHAETLTQEGHMDRVLRHAIGEGLNPMTAIQMMTINTAEHFGLTREMGMIAPGRWADVLLVEDLMNFKADLVIAKGQVIAEKGELLVKLPVVKYPSWVTKSVKMKRKLTAQDFALRTRAAAGAEVEAHVIGVIENQAPTRHLRLKVKAEHGEVKADIKRDLAKIALVERHRATGKVTVGLVSGFGFTRKCALGSTVAHDSHHMIVVGTDDESMAIAANELAKCGGGQIVVLDGRVIGLVELQIAGLMSSERADIVAKKAATVLDGFKMCGSELNNPNMQLSLMALVVIPELRISDKGLVDVTQFDFVPVLED, encoded by the coding sequence ATGACATCATCCACAAAATTGACTGCCGCTCTCGTTGACGTTGCAATGGGGCGCGCACACGCCGATCTTGTCCTGCGGGGCGGGAAATGGGTATGCGTACAGTCTGGCGAGATCATTCCAAATATCGATGTCGCCATTGTGCAGGGCCGCATCGCGTTTGTCGGGCGGGATGCGGGGCATGCCATTGGCAAAAAGACGAAGGTGATCGAAGCCGCGGGGCGTTACCTTGTGCCCGGTTTGCTGGATGGTCATATGCATGTTGAATCAGGCATGGTCACGGTAACAGAATTTGTCCGTGCGGTGGCGGTGCGCGGTACGACAGGCATGTTCATCGACCCGCATGAGATCGCCAATATCTTCGGTCTTGAAGGCGTGAAGTTGATGGTGGACGAGGCCCAGAAACAGCCGATCCATGTCTGGGTGCAGATGCCGTCGTGTGTACCGTCTGCGCCGGGGCTGGAGACGCCAGGTTCCTCGATAGGCCCAAAAGAAGTGACCGAGGCCATGAAATGGAAAGGCATCATCGGCCTGGGCGAGATGATGAATTTTCCCGGCGTGTTCATGAGCGACAAGAAAATGCTGGATGAAATGTCCGCGACCCATGCGGCGGGCAAGGTCATTGGCGGGCATTACGCCTCGCCTGACCTTGGACTGCCGTTCCACGGCTATGTGGCCGGCGGCGCGGAGGATGACCACGAAGGTACACGCATGGATGATGCGATTGCGCGCGTGCGGCAGGGCATGAAGGCCATGCTGAGGTACGGCTCGGCGTGGTTCGATGTTGCCGCGCAGGTCAAAGCCATTACCGAAAAGAAAATGGATTCGCGCCGCTTCATTTTGTGTACGGATGATTCCCATGCCGAGACATTGACTCAGGAAGGGCACATGGACCGTGTCCTGCGCCATGCGATTGGCGAGGGCTTGAACCCGATGACGGCGATTCAGATGATGACCATCAACACGGCGGAGCATTTCGGTCTCACCAGGGAAATGGGCATGATCGCGCCCGGCCGCTGGGCGGATGTGCTGCTGGTGGAAGACCTGATGAATTTCAAGGCGGATTTGGTCATTGCCAAGGGACAGGTCATTGCCGAGAAAGGTGAGCTATTGGTCAAACTGCCTGTGGTGAAATATCCCTCGTGGGTGACCAAATCTGTGAAGATGAAGCGAAAACTCACAGCGCAGGATTTTGCTCTTCGGACAAGAGCAGCTGCCGGCGCGGAGGTCGAGGCGCATGTCATTGGCGTGATCGAGAATCAGGCGCCGACCCGCCATCTCAGGTTGAAGGTCAAGGCTGAGCATGGCGAAGTCAAGGCAGATATCAAGCGTGACCTGGCAAAGATCGCGTTGGTGGAACGTCACCGCGCGACCGGCAAGGTTACCGTTGGATTGGTGAGCGGTTTTGGTTTTACGCGCAAATGCGCGCTCGGCTCGACTGTGGCACATGACAGCCATCACATGATCGTGGTTGGCACGGACGATGAAAGCATGGCGATTGCCGCAAATGAACTGGCAAAGTGCGGCGGCGGTCAGATCGTGGTGCTGGACGGCAGGGTGATCGGACTGGTGGAACTGCAGATCGCGGGCTTGATGTCCAGTGAGCGCGCGGATATTGTGGCAAAGAAAGCCGCCACTGTGCTGGACGGGTTCAAGATGTGCGGCAGTGAATTGAACAACCCGAACATGCAATTGAGTTTGATGGCGTTGGTGGTCATCCCCGAATTAAGAATTTCGGATAAGGGCCTTGTGGATGTCACCCAGTTTGATTTTGTCCCGGTCCTGGAAGATTGA